A genomic window from Glycine max cultivar Williams 82 chromosome 17, Glycine_max_v4.0, whole genome shotgun sequence includes:
- the LOC100819937 gene encoding peroxidase 50, translating into MGRLNLLLVWSLSLTLSLYYLHPISAQLSPNHYAKTCPNLESIVRQAVTKKFQQTFVTVPATLRLFFHDCFVQGCDASVLIASTGNNQAEKDHPDNLSLAGDGFDTVIKAKAAVDAIPQCRNKVSCADILALATRDVIALSGGPSYTVELGRFDGLVSRTSDVNGRLPQPTNNLNQLNSLFAANGLTQTDMIALSGAHTLGFSHCSKFASRIYSTPVDPTLNKQYVAQLQQMCPRNVDPRIAINMDPTTPRKFDNVYYQNLQQGKGLFTSDQILFTDPRSRNTVNSFASSSNVFNSNFVAAMTKLGRVGVKTARNGKIRTDCSVL; encoded by the exons ATGGGTCGGCTTAATCTCCTACTTGTGTGGTCACTCTCATTAACACTGTCCCTTTATTATCTACACCCAATCTCTGCTCAGCTCAGTCCAAACCACTATGCTAAAACATGCCCCAATCTTGAAAGCATCGTTAGACAGGCCGTTACCAAGAAGTTCCAACAAACCTTTGTCACCGTCCCAGCCACCCTTCGTCTCTTCTTTCATGATTGCTTTGTGCag GGTTGTGATGCTTCTGTTTTGATTGCATCCACCGGAAACAACCAAGCAGAGAAGGATCACCCAGACAACCTGTCTTTGGCGGGTGATGGGTTTGACACAGTGATCAAAGCAAAGGCTGCAGTAGATGCCATCCCTCAGTGCAGAAACAAAGTCTCATGTGCTGATATTCTGGCCTTGGCCACCCGTGATGTTATTGCACTG TCTGGTGGACCTTCATACACGGTTGAATTGGGAAGATTTGATGGTTTAGTTTCAAGAACTTCGGATGTGAATGGGAGGCTTCCACAGCCAACGAACAATTTGAACCAATTGAATTCACTGTTTGCGGCAAACGGCCTCACCCAAACTGACATGATTGCTCTCTCAG gTGCGCACACCCTTGGATTCTCCCACTGCAGCAAGTTCGCCAGTAGAATATACAGTACCCCAGTGGACCCAACACTGAACAAGCAATACGTAGCCCAATTGCAACAAATGTGCCCAAGGAACGTGGATCCTAGGATTGCCATCAACATGGACCCAACCACTCCTCGTAAATTCGACAACGTTTATTACCAAAACCTTCAACAAGGAAAGGGCCTCTTTACCTCGGACCAAATCCTCTTCACGGACCCAAGGTCCAGAAACACAGTTAATTCCTTCGCTTCTAGTAGCAACGTTTTCAACTCCAACTTTGTGGCTGCTATGACCAAATTGGGTCGTGTTGGAGTTAAGACTGCGAGAAATGGGAAAATTCGTACCGATTGTTCTGTTCTTTAA